Part of the Acidimicrobiales bacterium genome is shown below.
CGTGGCCGTGCAGGGGGACAACAGGTTCCGTGGCGGGAAACCGGCCGGAGGAGAAGGTGGCGGTCCCCATCGCCCACCAGAGCTGGCGCCACGTCTCGTTCCTGCACTGGCGCTACCCGGCCGACGTCATCCAGGGGCTGCTGCCCGACGGCCTCACCCCCGACCTGGTCGACGGGTCGGCGTGGGTGGGCCTCACGCCGTTCCGGGTGGAGGGCCTCCGGCTCCCCGGGACGCCGGCGCTGCCGGTGGTGTCGCAGTTCCCGGAGACGAACCTGCGGACCTACGTCGTGGACGCCGACGGCACCGACGGCCTGTGGTTCCTCTCACTGGACGTGGAGAGCGCGGTGATGGTGGTGGCCGCTCGGCTGGGCCTCGACATCCCGTACTTCCCGGCCGAGATGAACGTCGAGGCCGGCGACACCGTGCGCTACGAGAGCCGGCGGGTCGGCCAGCCCGCCGCATCCCATCGCATCGAGGTCCGGCCCGGGGCGCCGCTGGGCGACGACGTGTCAGAACGGGACGCCGCTCTCCTGGGCCGCTGGCGGGCCTTCTCGGAGGTGGCCGGCCGGTTGGTCCAGGTGCCGGTCGAGCACGAGCCGTGGC
Proteins encoded:
- a CDS encoding DUF2071 domain-containing protein, which produces MAGNRPEEKVAVPIAHQSWRHVSFLHWRYPADVIQGLLPDGLTPDLVDGSAWVGLTPFRVEGLRLPGTPALPVVSQFPETNLRTYVVDADGTDGLWFLSLDVESAVMVVAARLGLDIPYFPAEMNVEAGDTVRYESRRVGQPAASHRIEVRPGAPLGDDVSERDAALLGRWRAFSEVAGRLVQVPVEHEPWPVHAATLVELEESVTTAAGLPAPTGDPLVHYSPGVDARLGPPRRAASATAGSTGTPGPGHRSTR